From the Perca fluviatilis chromosome 11, GENO_Pfluv_1.0, whole genome shotgun sequence genome, the window CCGAGGCTGCAGAAAGATTTCTGCCAAGGTCTAACTTATCCAATGTGCGCTGAAACTCACTATAGTAGAAAACCATATCATATTTAGGGCTGGGTTAAAACAATtgattctccaattaaaattGACTTTTGTTTGAGTAATCTGATATCGTTTAATAAAATCCCCAAATCCATCTTTTAATATATGTCTTTTCACCATGGATGTAAAAGGGCATCATGTGACACACACAGGGCTATCAAGCGGGGGGAGCGGAGATTGTATCCCAGaataatttaaagtgctcatattatgctcattttcaggtgaataattgtatttagaggttgtaccagaataggttgacatggtttaattttgaaaaaacaccatatttttgttgtactgcacattgctgcagctcctcttttccccctgtgtgttgagctcgctgttgtagctacagagtgagacatctcacttctgttccatctttgtcgggagtcgcacatgtgcagtagctaggtaaggactactagccagtcagaagcagagtatgagggcgtgccctgacagtacctaggtaaggactactagccagtcagaagcagagtatgagggcgtgccatgctagcagctaggcgagcattataacgtgtgttacaaagggACCACGttcgtctctgaagtaaaggctggactacaatagagctgtttggagcagttggtgaacagtgttttctgtttggAGATGGTatgtccctttgggggggactttgggctttttcactttgtaaacttataacatgcacaaaaaagatatataacacaatgaaggaaaggggaaaaggcaaaaagcataatatgagcactttaagcaaaaaaagaaacaagattTTCCCCCCAAAACGGATGTTTGTGTCCCGGAAGTACTACTAAGGGAACCAGTGTTTTAACCCCAAACCACAATCAAGGAAGCATTGCTGCAATGACCTGGGTTAAAAGGTGGTCAGGCGTGTCGTACCTAACACACCCAGCTGTGTGTACCGATCTGAAGCATTGCACAATGCGTTGTGAAAACTGAACTCAGCAGGGTGTGAAAAGAGCAAGCAGCAAGCGTTCTGGGGAATTTTAGTCACGCCTGAATGTGGTTGCATCAGATGTCTTCGTTGTCCTGTCATTTTAATGTTCCTTTCATTTTTAATGATAATGACACATATTTACAGTAATAGCgtttcattttcagtttttatatACAGAACCAACTTATAGATTGTGCATAAGGGCATGGAGAGAAAAGATGAACAGAGACAGCAACCGTATAGTGCATCACAAAAGGCATAAAACATTGAGGCAGCACACAACCAACAGATTAATTAAGAGCAATTTCATCACTTAAAAGTGGACAGTGTCAAATTAAAATTCTTGAGtgtcaaaaaaaacaaggaGTGATCCACGTACTTTAGCTTTTATCTGTTACCTACAGTATTACATGatacatataatatatgtatcaTGTAATATCATATTATGATATGTAAATCATAGGTGTCTATATAATatgtatagagagagagaggtagagtgGAGGGCGAGAAAACGTTTCTGCTGCATTTGCACTTTAACAGATAGAGACATCAGAACGTGGCACACAGACAAGTGTACAAATATATTGATTTATTATCTGTTTGTACAGTGTGTACACGTCAGAACATGCATGTGGGTTGCACTTTTGTTCGGTGAACATTCAGATTGTCAGtgaatgaatgtaaaacagCTGTGCATGTTAACAATGGTGTTCTGACCTGGCTTCATCACATCACTTTACCCTACTCACAGAGCATGTAAACTAATAATGTGGCAGGTAAACACTTCTACATCTTGATGTGCAGTTTGGTTTTCATGTGAAAACAGTCATATCAGTAACTGAATTACCTTCCTTCTCAATGAAATGAGAGTATGGCTGAACCTGACTATTGCAAATACATGTTGATGTCCATCTTCTGTCAGCTGTATTTACTTTCATGTGTAATTCTTATGTATTTCACAGTATGTAAAAGTCAAGAGAGCTGTTTGACAACTGGACATACCTGTTACTCGCAAACACCTTTATTAAACAAACTGTACAGTCATCAATGCAGCAGAAATGTCACACTGACTTGTGCAAATGAGCATACGTCCATGAGCCTTAGTTAAGAGCTGTATTTCCTATTAAAGTTACATCGTAATaacaactgaatattactttctaggcCATCCCATTCTGATTTCAAATCTGCCAGCAGTCGCGAGTAATCTCCCTCTGGCATTCGTCACgctgccactgagtgtaaaagcgcgaaGCACgcaggtatgtccctctttggctaacgatggaggcgcaacatggcagaatacatacgagcgactcgCTCATATgtatgattctgaatggcagattctacgctgaCAAGAAatctttgattagttggtggaagtaattacacatgaatgagcacatatttgtgcatgaacaaaggtttttttgctaagaatcaactcaaaacattacacaatggagctttaagttTCTAGTTCTTTTAGAACTAGTTTCTAGACTTTTATTCTTTAAAAGGTTATCTTGTCTTGTCTCAAGAATTGCAGATTGATTTTAGGAGTCTACTATGTAGAACCATGATACAGTAATTTGGCATAGTGGAATCTATTCAAAACAACGATAAAAACTGTTTGCATTaatttttagatttagattttggGTAAATGGGCCAAACatgccaaaaaaaaacccatttattttataaatgtatatgGCTCTAGGTCTGTCCACAGGAATTGGATATGCTACTCAGCACTTTTACTCTGAGATGCCAGATGTCTGGTCCAACAGAGACAGGAAATGTTTGGTACAACACTACCAGATGAAGGGTTTGAACAGTTTGTAAATGCAGAATACATGTTCATCAGCAGCAaattacagcaacaaaaaatacataattcaGTCTATTCACATATACTGCAAGGCATCTTCATTAACACGGTTAAATATATACACTATGTACAATATGTACTTCAATCACTCTGTTTGACAAAGTGCTCAGTAGTTCGATTTCAGTTTGTACTTGAAGTCCACATCATAAGTAGGCTGGAGGACTCCCAGGCCAGCACGGGATTGGTCAAGAGGGGGGGCTTTGATAGCAGGGTCCAATAGTTCCATTTCAAAGTAGGACAGCACTAGAGTCAGAAACTGCTTGATCTCGTACATAGCAAAAAATCTGCCGGGGCATTTGGTGACGCCAGAGCCGAAGGGCATGTTAAAGTAACGCAGCCGCCGGCCGTTGCGGTAGAAGGTGGTTTTCTCCTGACCCTTCTCATCCAGGAAACGGTCAAACTTGTACTCCTGCGgggtgaagaggagagagggagagaggaagatgaGTTTTCAGTAGGGCAACACAAAGTGAAGGGGTTTTCAGGAGTTTTCTCACTAAGTAGCAGGGTTCcaattaaaaatgcaaaaaaaaaaaagattaatttcTTGTAACCCTGAGTATAAataacagtccttccagaaaaatgcagagtttttttgtgattgttgcggtcaaaaatccttgattatgcggtacgttttcttaaaaaatgtgatggaatatgcgggatatttatgcaattttatgcgatgaaattgcaaaaactgcagtttgaaaaaaaaaagtgattccccccaacaccctgctttttgatgatgttcacgtcgcgtaattacgtcacttcataacgttcccatggcaacaggggaaaatggctgctcttgtgtgaagtaaacgcttcttatatactgtctatgagtaaacgcaaaatttttcagctttctgctaagatatatgtgactcttttgcaacgaaaatgcggggattatgaaatcatgcaagccccgcatattttgcgcggaaatcggcaatttatgcggcgaaagtgcggcgtatttgaaaaaatgcggcccccgcataaatatgcggactttggctgattatgcattgaattatgcgattgcataatcgcgtttttctggagggactgaaataaatacatgttttgaAGTGAATTGACATAGGGCTCTTACATAAGGATCCTCAAAGATTTCTGGATCGTAGTGCAGCATGGGTGGATACAGGGCAATGACATCATCCTTCCTAATACGGTAAGCTTCATTGTTGTCCATGTGAAGCAGGAAGTCCTCCTTGGCAACACGTACGTTCATGGAAGCACTGGAAAGACGCATGGCTTCTTTTATGATGCTGTCTgtagacagaaagaaagaaagttagGTTCATAACTCACCTTCACTTAAATGTTTTATCTCAAGGTTTTATATcttatattttttgttgttgtaataaaTATTCATTCTCCATCTTTGTCTTTGTGAGCCAGCTAGATGTTAACCCAATATGACATGATGTGTAAAATAGTGTagcgttaatttttttaattcttaggttttcttgttattttgtttttatactttgttatgtttcttttcttttcctgtatGTGACATGAAATGTTTTCATATTGTCAGGTTTAATGTTGTTTAACCCCCCCCCAGGAAGACTGATCGTCTAggcgtcagctaatggggatccttataatGAACCAATAAACTAATAACATTTCTTTACTGCATCTAATAAAACATGCCCAAATTCTGTACAAAACCACATTTCTTTGTTGTATACCATATATAGGCAATGCCAGACATCAATTTAGCAATCTTAGTTGACGTGCAAGTTACTTCTTTTTTCTAGTAATGTATTGGTAACCTTACCCAGAACAGGCATGTTGTCCAGCTGTTCCCTGGTCAGGTTCAGTGTGGGGTCACTAGGGTCCACCGTCAGGCCTGAATCCTCCAGAATTTTCTGCAATTCCTGTCGGGCTCCTTTCATAGCATCGGGACTCCTGAGTACAGATAGAGGAGCAGTTAGTCACGTTGCTGTCACTGCTTACATTGGATAACTTTGTTTTCAACCTATGCAGAAACACatactttcatttcatttaaacagCCCCATGTGTCTAGTTTCCTACAGTGGAATGAAAATAGTGCTGATATTTACATTAGATGAACAGTGCAGCAACACACCCTTGGATACTATATGTTGCACTCGTTTACTGGTGTTAGACCAGCCCTTTAGAAAAACAGTTACGTAAGTCACCCTAGCCCCAGGCTATTTGCAAGCAAAGAGATGTGATATTAAATCACACCTGACAGATACTGACAGCTTAATTTTAAAACGATAGAGAGCTGTTAGAAACTAGAAATATTTTTTGTGCCACTCATCACTGTACTTTCCTTGAGTTCTTTCACAACTTCAAAATTTCCTTTTGCATTGAAGCAacttgatgctattgctccatATTCCTTTAGTTTGAAAAACCTTGATTTACTCTGCAGTCGAATAGCAAATTAGTCCGGCTAAGCATGGTCAAGAGAGCTTTGTGTAGATGACAAACTTGAACTGGCAACTGCTTATTTATTAGATCGAAAACACACATTTCATTCATCATCCCAGTCCCAGATTGTTTAAATGATTGTTTGCATAGAAATTAAGACAGAACTCTGAACCACTATTACATGTTGAGTTGAACAACCCGTTTGTGGCTGCCTTCTGTTTTATTTCTAGAGAGCCCACacagtaaagaaaaagagaactATCAGCATACCTGATCatgtaaaagagactccagaagGTAGCAGGCAGGGTGTTAGCCTGTGACGCCCAGAGCAGAGCGACGTGGGTCCTGGCCTTGCTCACGTCATTGAAGGTAGATAAGGAATCATTCAGGATCATCCTCATAGAGATCAGATCAGACATGTTCTCTCTCTTGGACAACTTTTCAGCGTGCATGGTCTTTGCTAGGTTCTAGACAtttgaaaagaataaaaagacattcaAATACTTGAGTTTCTATTTTGTTAATCTAATACtgctaaaaaaagaaagaagaaggaatAGCAGCACAGAGGCATTGTGGCATCAGATCAAGGCAGTTTATAATTGTATTATCGTAGGAAAAGCCCACTAACCTCTCTGGCACTGTGAGCACTCTTGAAGACATGGATGGGCAGGCCAGCCACCAACGCAGGGAAGATCTTATCAAACTCTTTGAAGTTCTCCAAAGCGTTGAGCACCAAGGCTTTCTCAGCCGCCTGCTGGGCCTGACACTTGTCTTCACCGAGCTCTTTACCAAACAGAGTCAGGTAGCCGGACTCAAACATCACCTGGAGGACAGCAGGACAAAAGGAAACATGTTAGGACTGTTGGGATGGTTGTATTCAAGTCCTAATGTAGGGCATGGGGGCTAtggaagtagtagtagtatggaAGTATATACAGTGTCCAAACTTGAATAACTACTTATTAATAAGTTTCTCCTGGGTACTTTTGTCGTTATTGTTTTTATCAAGTTGCAGCCATGACAATTGACTTTGTTGGACAAAATTTAGAAGTCAATTTTGTGAGTCAGTCTAATCCAGACTGTATCCACTATAAATTGTAGAGCCCTAGGCCCCGAAAGCAGACTAGCTCTTGCAGtttctttgataaataaatctTGTATGCTTCCAGTccaaagtccggaccaaatgaCTGACCTTGTAGCAGAAAGCAAAGATGCCATCCACCTCCCAGTGGTCCTTGCCAGGGCTCAGTTTGCCCGACCTCAGCATGACGTCCTGGAGGTGGCCCATCATGGTCTCTATCAGGGAGGGCAGAGCCTCACCCTGCAGCGTCTTCAGAAAGGTTTGGTGAAGGTTCTCTGTGGTGTGGCCATGGCGAGGGTCAAAGCTGTCATGGCCGAACGCCTGGTgagagtagaagaagaagaagtttagGACCATTGAAGGACTCATTGGTAGCATGAAATTGTCCTCCATGGAAGACGAAAAATATCCTTACCAAACGTGGTATGAATAATAAAAGATCAAATCAAATATATTTACCTTGACAGATGTTGCAAAGTGGAACTTCCTCCAATCCAGGTGTCTC encodes:
- the LOC120567605 gene encoding cytochrome P450 7A1 gives rise to the protein MTISIALIWAVVVGFCCLLWLAVGIRRRQPGEPAVENGFIPYLGCALQFGANPLQFLRSRQKKYGHIFTCKIAGQYIHFLCDPFSYHSVIRQGRHLDWRKFHFATSVKAFGHDSFDPRHGHTTENLHQTFLKTLQGEALPSLIETMMGHLQDVMLRSGKLSPGKDHWEVDGIFAFCYKVMFESGYLTLFGKELGEDKCQAQQAAEKALVLNALENFKEFDKIFPALVAGLPIHVFKSAHSARENLAKTMHAEKLSKRENMSDLISMRMILNDSLSTFNDVSKARTHVALLWASQANTLPATFWSLFYMIRSPDAMKGARQELQKILEDSGLTVDPSDPTLNLTREQLDNMPVLDSIIKEAMRLSSASMNVRVAKEDFLLHMDNNEAYRIRKDDVIALYPPMLHYDPEIFEDPYEYKFDRFLDEKGQEKTTFYRNGRRLRYFNMPFGSGVTKCPGRFFAMYEIKQFLTLVLSYFEMELLDPAIKAPPLDQSRAGLGVLQPTYDVDFKYKLKSNY